A single Mixta calida DNA region contains:
- a CDS encoding TolC family outer membrane protein has translation MRKILVSLCLSAAWGCAGHVAWAVSEPKAEFNWRAAPTEEQIATLTLRDAILRAFARNPQIAQAAAQINVGEAELDAAKSAWYPQISLQGTGGRSHQTDSAGSLNNSASGGVTLSQLLYDFGRTSGAINEQHALSDAYRFALFDTMTTVAADTLQTYLEVKRYQALVASARKNIASLEHVREIATLRADAGLNSQSDVLQAGTRLAGMRATLEQYRAQQRSAQAQLTVLTGVVSDNLPELPETLLQQQITLDKIAYEKSAAVRSAQARQEAARERINQAASNHWPTIKVEAGRTRYENDARSYWDDELQLRVEAPIYQGGLVNAKTRSAEAEREAAQAEIQRAKLDINQHASTAYADMIGAQQRQQAGEAQLESAEHTRSVYADEYRLSKRSLNDLLSVEQDVFQADSMRISALYDGWNATVRYAAAVDNLLDMMGIDREKNSGDLLPSLQ, from the coding sequence ATGCGTAAAATCCTTGTTTCTCTTTGCCTGAGCGCCGCGTGGGGCTGCGCGGGGCATGTCGCCTGGGCCGTGTCAGAGCCTAAAGCCGAATTTAACTGGCGCGCCGCGCCCACGGAAGAGCAGATCGCCACGCTGACCCTGCGCGACGCCATCCTGCGCGCCTTCGCCCGTAACCCGCAGATCGCGCAGGCCGCCGCGCAGATTAACGTCGGCGAGGCGGAGCTGGACGCGGCGAAAAGCGCCTGGTATCCGCAGATTTCGCTACAGGGCACCGGCGGACGTTCGCATCAGACCGACTCCGCCGGCAGCCTCAACAACAGCGCCTCCGGCGGCGTCACGCTGAGCCAGCTGCTCTACGACTTTGGCCGCACCAGCGGCGCCATCAATGAACAGCATGCGCTGTCGGATGCTTACCGTTTCGCCCTGTTCGACACCATGACCACCGTCGCCGCCGATACGTTGCAGACCTATCTGGAAGTCAAACGCTATCAGGCGCTGGTGGCGTCGGCGCGCAAAAACATCGCCTCGCTGGAGCATGTGCGCGAAATCGCAACGCTACGCGCCGACGCCGGACTGAATTCCCAATCCGACGTGCTGCAGGCGGGCACGCGTCTGGCCGGTATGCGCGCCACGCTGGAGCAGTACCGCGCCCAGCAGCGCTCCGCCCAGGCGCAGCTCACCGTGCTGACCGGCGTGGTTTCCGACAACCTGCCGGAGCTGCCGGAAACGCTGCTGCAACAGCAGATAACGCTGGACAAGATCGCCTATGAAAAGAGCGCGGCGGTGCGCAGCGCGCAGGCGAGACAGGAGGCGGCGCGCGAGCGTATCAACCAGGCGGCGTCGAATCACTGGCCGACAATTAAGGTTGAGGCGGGGCGCACTCGCTATGAAAACGACGCTCGTTCTTACTGGGACGACGAACTGCAGCTGCGGGTAGAGGCGCCCATCTACCAGGGCGGGCTGGTCAACGCCAAAACCCGTTCGGCGGAGGCGGAACGCGAGGCGGCGCAGGCGGAGATTCAGCGCGCCAAGCTCGATATCAACCAGCACGCCTCCACCGCCTACGCCGATATGATCGGCGCGCAGCAGCGCCAGCAGGCAGGCGAAGCGCAGCTGGAAAGCGCGGAGCATACCCGCTCGGTCTACGCCGACGAATACCGGCTCAGCAAACGCAGCCTGAACGACCTGCTCAGCGTCGAGCAGGATGTGTTTCAGGCCGACAGCATGCGCATCAGCGCGCTCTACGACGGCTGGAACGCCACGGTGCGCTATGCCGCGGCGGTAGATAATCTGCTCGACATGATGGGCATCGATCGTGAAAAGAACAGCGGCGATCTGCTTCCTTCATTGCAGTAG
- the alkB gene encoding DNA oxidative demethylase AlkB has protein sequence MLDLFSDEAPWSEPLAEGAMILRRRAHAQGEMLLALIEQLAQQNPFQHRITPGGHRMSVAMTNCGDLGWSSDARGYQYSGEDNLTGRRWPPMPEAFRALALAAAQEAGFKHFQPDACLINRYEPGAKLSLHQDKDEKDLRQPIVSVSLGLPAVFQFGGFERGDAVQRVLLEHGDVVVWGGPSRLRFHGVLPVKPGVHPLAGPYRYNLTFRRAR, from the coding sequence ATGTTAGATCTCTTTAGCGACGAAGCGCCCTGGTCCGAGCCGCTGGCGGAGGGTGCGATGATACTGCGCCGCCGCGCCCATGCGCAGGGCGAAATGCTGCTGGCGCTGATTGAACAGCTGGCGCAGCAAAACCCGTTTCAGCACCGGATTACGCCGGGCGGCCATCGCATGTCGGTTGCGATGACCAACTGCGGCGATCTTGGCTGGTCCAGCGATGCGCGCGGCTATCAGTACAGCGGCGAGGATAACCTGACCGGTCGCCGCTGGCCGCCGATGCCGGAGGCGTTTCGCGCCCTGGCGCTGGCGGCGGCGCAGGAGGCGGGCTTTAAGCACTTTCAGCCCGACGCCTGTCTGATCAATCGCTATGAGCCGGGCGCGAAGCTGTCGCTGCATCAGGATAAAGATGAGAAAGATCTGCGCCAGCCGATCGTTTCCGTTTCTCTCGGTCTGCCGGCGGTATTTCAGTTCGGCGGCTTCGAGCGCGGCGACGCCGTGCAGCGCGTGCTGCTGGAGCATGGCGATGTGGTGGTGTGGGGCGGTCCGTCGCGGCTGCGCTTCCACGGCGTTCTGCCGGTAAAGCCGGGCGTTCATCCGCTGGCGGGACCTTACCGTTACAATCTGACCTTCCGGCGCGCGCGCTGA
- a CDS encoding HlyD family efflux transporter periplasmic adaptor subunit: MSQVTVECELKKRERNTSLIIWICSAALLIFLVWAHFAVLDEVTVGTGKVTPSTRAQVIESLDGGIVNQLNVHEGDIVAKGQILARLDPTRFQSNFGEAQAKVRTLRASAERLRAELTGAPLQFSADTLQEPELVARETQLFESRRRNLLETVSNLQQSLKLVQAELRMTEPLVAKGAAGEVEVIRLRRQVSELRGKIDEARNEYAVRAREEQVKNNAELDAQLQVLTGKEDQLTRATLYSPVRGIVKDIQITTVGGVLQPGGKLMEIVPLEDQLLIETRINPRDIAYIRPGLPAVVKITAYDASIYGDLQGEVETVSPDTLQDEVKRDQYYYRVYVRTQKAELVNRAGRKFPIVPGMVANVEIKTGQKSVMDYLIKPLNKVKEAMRER; the protein is encoded by the coding sequence ATGAGCCAGGTGACGGTAGAATGCGAACTGAAAAAGCGCGAACGCAATACGTCGCTGATTATCTGGATCTGCAGCGCGGCGCTGTTGATTTTTCTGGTGTGGGCGCACTTCGCCGTTCTCGATGAGGTGACGGTCGGCACTGGCAAGGTCACGCCTTCGACGCGCGCGCAGGTGATCGAGAGTCTGGACGGCGGCATCGTCAACCAGCTTAACGTGCATGAAGGGGATATTGTCGCCAAAGGACAGATTCTGGCGCGCCTCGATCCGACGCGCTTTCAGTCCAACTTCGGCGAGGCGCAGGCGAAAGTGCGCACGTTGCGCGCTTCGGCGGAGCGGCTGCGCGCCGAGCTGACCGGCGCGCCGTTGCAGTTCAGCGCCGACACCTTACAGGAGCCGGAGCTGGTGGCGCGCGAAACGCAGCTGTTTGAGTCGCGGCGGCGCAACCTGCTGGAAACCGTCAGCAACCTGCAACAGTCGCTGAAGCTGGTACAGGCCGAACTGCGTATGACTGAACCGCTGGTGGCGAAGGGCGCGGCGGGGGAGGTGGAGGTGATCCGCCTGCGTCGTCAGGTCAGCGAGCTGCGCGGCAAAATCGATGAGGCGCGCAATGAATATGCGGTACGCGCGCGCGAAGAACAGGTGAAAAACAACGCCGAGCTGGACGCGCAGCTGCAGGTGCTGACCGGTAAAGAGGATCAGCTGACGCGCGCCACGCTCTACTCGCCGGTGCGCGGCATCGTTAAGGATATACAGATCACCACGGTCGGCGGCGTATTGCAACCGGGCGGCAAGCTGATGGAAATTGTGCCGCTGGAAGATCAGCTGCTGATCGAGACGCGTATTAACCCGCGCGATATTGCTTATATCCGTCCCGGTCTGCCGGCGGTGGTGAAGATCACCGCCTATGACGCCTCTATCTATGGCGATCTGCAGGGTGAAGTGGAAACCGTATCACCTGATACGTTGCAGGATGAGGTGAAACGCGATCAGTACTATTACCGCGTCTATGTGCGTACGCAAAAAGCGGAGTTGGTTAATCGCGCCGGACGTAAATTCCCGATTGTGCCAGGCATGGTGGCGAACGTGGAAATTAAAACCGGGCAGAAGTCGGTGATGGATTATTTGATTAAGCCGCTGAATAAAGTGAAAGAGGCAATGCGAGAACGTTAA
- a CDS encoding multidrug ABC transporter permease/ATP-binding protein, translating to MELLSVVYKQYRLPFIAVILLNLLSAALGIGMIAWINRELIVSVNASMTVLPQFLGLLLLLMAVTLASQLALTLLGHHFVWRLRGQFIKRILDTQIQRIEQIGSAQLLAGLTSDVRNITIAFVRLPELIQGIILTIGSAAWLAWLSPRMLMITAIWVAVTIIGGWLLVSRVYRHMATLRETEDRLYADYQTVIDGRKELALNRERAQLIYDTVYQEDANTYRHHIVRADTYHLSAVNWSNIMMLGAIGMVFFMANGLGWANTAVAATYSLTLLFLRTPLLQAVGALPTLLSAQVAFNKLRAFQLAEWREQFAPLPAVSDWQTLELRDVVFHYGHNGFRVGPINLTLKRGELVFLIGGNGSGKSTLAMLLTGLYQPVSGTILVDGEEMRDSERYRQLFSAVFTDVHLFDRLIGPGALPANPALVQQWLEKLKMQDKLKLEGNRVLNLQLSKGQSKRLALLLAAAEQRDILLLDEWAADQDPHFRRIFYRELLPWLQQGGKTIFAISHDDHYFTHADRLLEMRDGQLYELTGSEREKATLDAVQRTDTGR from the coding sequence ATGGAGTTGCTGTCAGTCGTTTATAAACAGTACCGTTTGCCGTTTATCGCCGTTATCTTGCTTAACCTGTTGAGCGCAGCGCTCGGCATTGGAATGATCGCCTGGATTAACCGCGAGCTGATCGTCAGCGTCAACGCTTCGATGACGGTGCTGCCGCAGTTTCTTGGCCTGCTGCTGCTGCTGATGGCGGTCACCCTGGCGTCGCAGCTGGCGCTGACGCTGCTGGGCCACCATTTCGTCTGGCGTCTGCGCGGGCAGTTTATTAAGCGCATCCTTGATACCCAAATTCAGCGCATCGAGCAGATCGGCAGCGCGCAGCTGCTGGCGGGCCTGACCAGCGACGTGCGCAACATCACTATCGCCTTTGTGCGCCTGCCGGAGCTAATTCAGGGCATTATCCTGACTATCGGCTCGGCGGCCTGGCTCGCCTGGCTCTCGCCGCGCATGCTGATGATTACCGCGATCTGGGTCGCCGTGACGATTATCGGCGGCTGGCTGCTGGTGTCGCGCGTCTATCGCCATATGGCGACGCTGCGTGAAACGGAAGATCGCCTCTACGCCGATTACCAGACGGTAATCGACGGACGCAAAGAGCTGGCGCTGAACCGCGAGCGTGCGCAGCTGATTTACGACACCGTCTATCAGGAGGACGCCAACACCTATCGCCACCATATCGTGCGTGCCGACACTTACCATCTCAGCGCGGTGAACTGGTCGAATATTATGATGCTGGGTGCTATCGGCATGGTGTTCTTTATGGCTAACGGCCTCGGCTGGGCGAATACCGCCGTCGCCGCTACCTATTCCCTGACGCTGCTGTTTTTGCGTACCCCGCTGTTACAGGCGGTAGGCGCGCTGCCGACGCTGCTGAGCGCGCAGGTCGCTTTTAATAAACTGCGCGCTTTCCAGCTGGCGGAGTGGCGCGAGCAATTTGCGCCGTTGCCGGCCGTGAGCGACTGGCAGACGCTGGAGCTGCGCGATGTCGTTTTTCATTATGGTCATAACGGCTTCCGCGTCGGTCCGATCAACCTGACCTTAAAACGCGGCGAGCTGGTGTTTTTAATTGGCGGCAACGGCAGCGGCAAATCGACGCTGGCGATGCTGTTGACCGGACTTTATCAGCCAGTTTCCGGCACTATCCTGGTGGATGGCGAAGAGATGCGCGACAGCGAACGCTATCGTCAGCTTTTTTCCGCCGTCTTTACCGACGTGCATCTGTTCGATAGGCTTATCGGCCCCGGCGCGCTACCGGCCAATCCTGCGCTGGTGCAGCAGTGGCTGGAGAAGCTGAAAATGCAGGATAAGCTGAAGCTGGAAGGCAACCGGGTGCTGAATTTGCAGCTGTCGAAAGGGCAGAGCAAGCGACTGGCGCTGCTGCTGGCGGCGGCGGAGCAGCGCGATATTCTGCTGCTGGACGAATGGGCGGCCGATCAGGACCCGCATTTTCGCCGTATTTTTTACCGCGAGCTGCTGCCGTGGCTACAGCAGGGCGGCAAAACCATTTTTGCCATCAGCCATGACGATCACTACTTTACCCATGCCGATCGGCTGCTGGAGATGCGTGACGGGCAGCTGTATGAGCTCACCGGCAGCGAAAGAGAGAAGGCGACGCTGGATGCGGTGCAGCGCACCGATACCGGACGCTAA
- the apbE gene encoding FAD:protein FMN transferase ApbE — MKRVSLTAVLLLGLLAAGCDQQKDEADTGVVLEGKTMGTQWRVSLPGVTAAQAAALREKIQQRLDNDDQELSTWKKDSLLSRFNQDRTTQPQPISSNMADIITVALRIGRLTDGAMDITVGPLVNLWGFGPDQQPPHTPSLADIAAAKALTGLRHLQVIERADGAWLQKDLPGLYVDLSTMGEGFATDHLARLMEEEGITDYLVSVGGAVLTRGANVGGKAWRVAIQKPTDQENAAQALVDLQGHGISTSGSYRNYYELDGRRISHVIDPQTGQPIEHRLVSATVIATTALEADGWDTGLMVLGTEKAKALALREHLAVYLITKEKKGFSSWMSPQFRAFLLQQAPDAR, encoded by the coding sequence ATGAAAAGAGTATCGCTGACGGCGGTGTTGCTGCTGGGATTGCTGGCGGCAGGCTGCGACCAGCAGAAAGATGAGGCCGACACAGGCGTAGTGCTGGAAGGCAAAACCATGGGCACGCAATGGCGCGTCAGCTTGCCGGGCGTGACGGCGGCGCAGGCGGCGGCGCTGCGTGAGAAAATACAGCAGCGGCTGGATAATGATGATCAGGAACTCTCGACCTGGAAAAAAGATTCGCTGTTGTCGCGCTTCAATCAGGATCGCACTACGCAACCTCAACCGATCAGCAGCAATATGGCGGACATTATTACCGTCGCGCTGCGTATCGGCAGGCTGACCGATGGCGCAATGGATATTACCGTCGGCCCGCTGGTGAATCTCTGGGGCTTCGGCCCCGACCAGCAGCCGCCCCATACGCCGTCACTGGCGGATATCGCCGCGGCGAAGGCGCTTACCGGCTTGCGGCATTTGCAGGTAATCGAACGCGCCGACGGCGCCTGGCTGCAAAAAGATTTACCAGGGCTGTATGTCGATCTCTCCACCATGGGCGAGGGCTTCGCCACCGATCATCTGGCGCGGCTGATGGAGGAGGAGGGGATCACCGACTATCTGGTGTCGGTGGGCGGCGCGGTGCTGACGCGCGGCGCCAACGTCGGCGGCAAAGCCTGGCGGGTGGCGATTCAGAAACCCACCGACCAGGAAAACGCCGCGCAGGCGCTGGTCGATCTTCAGGGGCACGGCATCAGCACCTCCGGCAGCTATCGCAACTATTATGAACTGGACGGCAGACGCATTTCGCATGTGATCGATCCGCAGACCGGTCAGCCGATCGAGCATCGTCTGGTTTCCGCTACGGTGATCGCCACCACTGCGCTGGAAGCGGACGGCTGGGATACCGGGCTGATGGTGCTGGGCACCGAGAAGGCGAAGGCGCTGGCGCTGCGCGAACATCTGGCGGTCTACCTGATCACCAAAGAAAAAAAGGGGTTCAGCAGCTGGATGTCGCCGCAGTTTCGCGCGTTTCTGTTGCAGCAGGCCCCGGACGCCCGCTAG
- a CDS encoding type I secretion system permease/ATPase, with protein sequence MTTSTENWIAAMLRVAARFGKPADGKTLRQQMRWFEHLAPEQQLERLAGLLGLHLTMTPREKLRWRQEVTPVILLLENGSVAVVEGIDADGRARYWLSEGGDVVRESELAGLLAQAQGQVAVPGVAARGRDARIDEFVRPYEQHWFWKNFRGMGRRIAEISLASVVGNVLALAGILFSMQIYDRVIPAQSEPTLWVLFVGVLIAAAVEYLIRLMRTQVSDLMGKRIDLKVSSMLFARAMNIRNEARPKSTGSFISQLREIDQVRELLTSTTVGAAADIPFIILFLFIMGFIGGPLVIIPLLAIPLIVIPGLLVQIPMARLAKEGLREGALRNAVLVETIEGVEDIKALQAEPYFQRQWEQTHEVSAAIGMKQRLWGARLTGWASSVQQLTYAGMLVFGTYLVLAGDITTGTLVASSLLSSRTIAPLMQLTMIFSRWQHAKSAMTGLDELLKKPLDQPEAAEMAHCPTLTGHYDLRNVQYTYDDENVKNVLNIAQLQIKPGERIALLGKVGAGKSTLLKLLAGQAKASQGKVIVDGVDISRIDPVDLRRQLGWLSQDSRLFFGTLRQNLMLGNPHASEQEMLQALRVSGALSLVQQDAASLDRIINEGGRGLSGGQRQMVLLSRMILRQPQVVLLDEPTASMDEQLEEHVIRQMKSWLSGRTLVLVTHRPALLKLVDRIVVMDNGRIVADGPRDDILRAAGAVKPTKGDAA encoded by the coding sequence ATGACAACCTCGACCGAAAACTGGATTGCGGCGATGCTGCGGGTCGCCGCCCGCTTCGGCAAGCCCGCTGACGGAAAAACGCTGCGCCAGCAGATGCGCTGGTTTGAGCATCTGGCGCCGGAACAGCAGCTGGAGCGTCTGGCGGGTCTGCTGGGCCTGCACCTGACCATGACGCCGCGTGAAAAGCTGCGCTGGCGTCAGGAGGTGACGCCGGTGATCCTGCTGCTGGAGAACGGCAGCGTGGCGGTAGTGGAAGGGATCGACGCCGACGGACGCGCGCGCTACTGGCTGAGCGAAGGCGGCGACGTGGTGCGCGAAAGCGAACTGGCCGGGCTGCTGGCGCAGGCGCAGGGTCAGGTGGCGGTGCCCGGCGTGGCGGCGCGCGGCCGCGACGCGCGCATCGATGAGTTCGTGCGGCCTTACGAACAGCACTGGTTCTGGAAAAACTTTCGCGGCATGGGACGGCGCATCGCAGAGATCTCTCTTGCCTCGGTGGTCGGCAACGTGCTGGCGCTGGCGGGCATCCTGTTCTCGATGCAGATCTACGACCGCGTGATCCCGGCGCAGTCGGAGCCGACGCTTTGGGTGCTGTTCGTCGGCGTGCTGATCGCCGCGGCGGTTGAGTACCTGATCCGGCTAATGCGCACCCAGGTCTCCGATCTGATGGGCAAGCGCATCGATCTGAAAGTCTCGTCGATGCTTTTTGCGCGCGCGATGAATATCCGCAACGAGGCGCGGCCAAAATCGACCGGCTCTTTTATCTCCCAGCTGCGCGAGATCGACCAGGTGCGCGAGCTGCTCACCTCGACCACCGTCGGCGCGGCGGCGGATATCCCTTTTATTATTCTGTTCCTGTTCATTATGGGCTTTATCGGCGGGCCGCTGGTGATTATCCCGCTGCTGGCGATCCCGCTGATCGTCATCCCCGGCCTGCTGGTGCAGATCCCGATGGCGCGGCTGGCGAAAGAGGGGCTGCGCGAAGGCGCGCTGCGCAACGCGGTGCTGGTGGAAACCATCGAGGGCGTCGAAGACATCAAGGCGCTGCAGGCGGAACCCTATTTTCAGCGGCAGTGGGAGCAGACGCACGAGGTCAGCGCCGCCATCGGCATGAAACAGCGCCTGTGGGGCGCGCGGCTCACCGGCTGGGCTTCCTCGGTGCAGCAGCTGACCTACGCCGGAATGCTGGTGTTCGGCACCTATCTGGTGCTGGCGGGCGATATCACCACCGGTACGCTGGTGGCGAGCAGCCTGCTCTCCTCGCGCACCATCGCGCCGCTGATGCAGCTGACAATGATCTTTTCGCGCTGGCAGCACGCCAAAAGCGCCATGACCGGTCTCGACGAGCTGCTGAAAAAGCCGCTCGACCAGCCGGAGGCGGCGGAAATGGCGCACTGTCCGACGCTGACCGGCCATTACGATCTGCGCAACGTGCAGTACACCTATGACGATGAGAATGTCAAAAACGTGCTGAACATCGCGCAGTTGCAGATCAAGCCGGGCGAGCGCATCGCGCTGCTGGGCAAGGTGGGCGCCGGCAAATCGACGCTGCTGAAGCTGCTGGCAGGGCAGGCGAAGGCGTCGCAGGGCAAGGTGATCGTCGACGGCGTCGATATCAGCCGCATCGACCCGGTCGATCTGCGGCGGCAGCTCGGCTGGCTGTCGCAGGATTCGCGGCTCTTTTTCGGCACGCTGCGCCAGAACCTGATGCTGGGCAACCCGCACGCCAGCGAGCAGGAGATGTTGCAGGCGCTGCGCGTCAGCGGGGCGCTGAGCCTGGTGCAGCAGGACGCCGCCAGCCTCGATCGCATTATCAACGAAGGCGGACGCGGGCTGTCGGGCGGACAGCGGCAGATGGTGCTGCTGAGCCGCATGATCCTGCGTCAGCCGCAGGTGGTGCTGCTGGATGAGCCGACCGCCTCGATGGATGAGCAGCTGGAGGAGCATGTGATTCGGCAGATGAAAAGCTGGCTGAGCGGCCGCACGCTGGTGCTGGTCACGCACCGTCCGGCGCTGCTGAAGCTGGTGGACAGGATCGTGGTGATGGATAACGGGCGTATTGTGGCGGACGGCCCGCGCGATGACATACTGCGCGCCGCCGGCGCGGTAAAACCGACGAAAGGAGACGCGGCATGA
- the ompC gene encoding porin OmpC has protein sequence MKRRILSLMVPALLVAGSAGAAEIYNKDGNKLDLFGKVDGLHYFSDNDGNDGDNSYVRFGFKGETQISEQLTGYGQWEYQVALNHSEAEGTKDSYTRVGFAGLKFGDAGSFDYGRNYGVAYDIGAWTDVLPEFGGDTYGADNFMFQRANGVATYRNNNFFGLVDGWNFAVQYQGKNDSNPELDGARKATAQNGDGWGLSTTYDLGNGLGLGAAMFQSDRTNYQNSGAILGHGDKAEAYTGGLKYDANNIYLAAMYTRSYNATRFGDADQAAYGFADKADNWELVAQYQFDFGLRPSLAYVTSRGTDIEGWGKQNLKKYIDVGATYYFNKNMSTYVDYQINLLDDNAFTDAAGINTDDVVALGLVYQF, from the coding sequence ATGAAACGTCGCATTCTCTCCCTGATGGTCCCGGCGCTGTTGGTAGCAGGCTCCGCGGGCGCAGCCGAGATCTATAATAAAGACGGCAACAAACTTGACCTGTTCGGCAAAGTGGACGGTCTGCACTATTTCTCTGACAACGACGGCAACGACGGCGACAACTCTTATGTGCGTTTCGGCTTTAAAGGCGAAACCCAAATCTCCGAACAGCTGACCGGCTACGGCCAGTGGGAGTATCAGGTCGCCCTGAACCACTCTGAAGCTGAAGGCACCAAAGATTCCTATACCCGCGTCGGCTTTGCCGGCCTGAAATTCGGCGACGCCGGTTCTTTCGACTACGGTCGTAACTACGGCGTGGCTTACGATATCGGCGCATGGACCGACGTGCTGCCGGAATTCGGCGGCGACACCTACGGCGCGGACAACTTTATGTTCCAGCGCGCTAACGGCGTAGCGACCTACCGCAACAACAATTTCTTCGGCCTGGTGGATGGCTGGAATTTTGCCGTGCAGTATCAGGGCAAAAATGACAGCAACCCGGAACTGGACGGCGCGCGTAAAGCAACCGCGCAGAACGGCGACGGCTGGGGTCTGAGCACCACCTACGATCTGGGCAACGGCCTGGGCCTGGGCGCGGCGATGTTCCAGTCTGACCGCACCAACTATCAGAACAGCGGCGCGATCCTGGGCCACGGCGACAAGGCGGAAGCCTATACTGGCGGCCTGAAATATGACGCCAACAATATCTACCTGGCAGCGATGTATACCCGTTCCTATAACGCGACCCGCTTCGGCGACGCCGATCAGGCGGCTTACGGCTTCGCGGATAAAGCGGATAACTGGGAGCTGGTTGCGCAGTATCAGTTCGATTTCGGTCTGCGCCCGTCTCTGGCGTATGTCACTTCCCGCGGCACCGACATTGAGGGTTGGGGCAAGCAGAACCTGAAAAAATATATCGACGTAGGCGCGACTTACTACTTCAACAAAAATATGTCTACCTATGTTGATTATCAGATCAACCTGCTGGACGACAATGCGTTCACCGACGCCGCCGGCATCAACACCGACGACGTGGTTGCGCTGGGGCTGGTTTACCAGTTCTGA